A section of the Enterococcus saigonensis genome encodes:
- the bcrR gene encoding bacitracin resistance transcriptional activator BcrR, with amino-acid sequence MEFNEKLQQLRTGKNLTQEQLAEQLYVSRTAISKWESGKGYPNIESLKCISKFFSVTIDELLSGEELITLAETENRSNLKKIYNYIYGILDMMAVAFIFLPLYGNSVGGYVYAVNLLSFTATTPFNLAVYWSAFAALIVIGIAKIILTHLDKETWGGIATKCSLGLTALAICFLAAAREPYITALMFLLFVAKIVVWIKQNGTK; translated from the coding sequence ATGGAATTTAATGAAAAGCTACAACAGCTTAGGACTGGAAAGAACTTAACGCAGGAACAACTTGCGGAGCAATTATATGTATCAAGAACAGCCATTTCAAAATGGGAAAGCGGCAAGGGTTACCCTAACATTGAGTCGCTCAAGTGTATTTCTAAATTCTTTTCTGTGACCATAGATGAACTACTATCGGGCGAAGAACTGATTACACTTGCCGAAACTGAAAATCGTTCCAACTTGAAAAAGATTTACAACTATATTTATGGAATATTGGATATGATGGCAGTTGCGTTTATATTTCTTCCGTTATATGGAAACTCTGTTGGCGGTTATGTTTATGCGGTCAATCTACTATCATTTACAGCCACCACACCATTCAATCTTGCAGTCTACTGGAGTGCTTTTGCCGCCTTGATTGTAATAGGGATTGCTAAAATAATACTTACCCATTTAGATAAAGAAACATGGGGCGGCATTGCTACAAAATGCTCCCTTGGACTCACTGCTTTGGCTATCTGTTTCTTAGCAGCAGCAAGAGAACCATATATAACAGCACTTATGTTTCTGCTGTTTGTCGCAAAAATAGTTGTTTGGATTAAGCAGAACGGAACAAAGTAA
- the bcrA gene encoding bacitracin ABC transporter ATP-binding protein BcrA — translation MDYIIETENLTKRYGTATVVDKVNLHVPTGKIYGLLGRNGAGKTTAMKMMLQLALPTDGTVRLFGTNYKENIHTLYSKVGSIIETPGFYSNLTGYENLQILAKLRGGVSKSGVEKALEVVGLHKEKRKVFSDYSLGMKQRLGIAAAIMHEPELLILDEPINGLDPIGIVEIRSFLSELSHNHGITIFISSHVLSEIEQIADIIGVMHEGHLVEEVNISELHKRNRKYIQFDLSDSEIAGKILESHYHMTDFTVQDGTVRIYDFSQSVGEINREFARNGLLVTRIDDSEENLEDYFSKLIGGGGIA, via the coding sequence ATGGATTATATCATTGAAACAGAAAATCTTACGAAGCGATACGGAACAGCCACCGTTGTCGATAAGGTCAATCTTCATGTGCCAACGGGCAAAATTTATGGTTTGCTCGGCAGAAACGGAGCAGGCAAAACCACAGCAATGAAAATGATGTTGCAGCTTGCTCTCCCAACGGATGGAACGGTACGCTTGTTTGGCACAAACTATAAGGAAAATATCCATACCCTTTATAGCAAAGTAGGCTCTATTATCGAAACACCGGGATTTTACAGTAATTTAACAGGGTATGAGAATTTGCAAATTCTCGCTAAACTGCGAGGGGGAGTATCTAAAAGTGGAGTAGAAAAAGCTCTTGAAGTTGTGGGGCTGCATAAAGAGAAAAGAAAAGTCTTTTCCGATTATTCCCTCGGAATGAAGCAACGGCTTGGTATTGCCGCCGCCATTATGCACGAGCCGGAGCTTTTAATACTTGACGAACCGATTAACGGACTTGACCCCATTGGAATAGTTGAAATACGCTCATTTTTATCTGAACTTAGTCACAATCATGGCATTACCATTTTTATCTCAAGCCATGTTTTAAGCGAGATTGAACAGATAGCAGATATTATCGGCGTTATGCACGAGGGGCATTTAGTAGAGGAAGTGAATATATCCGAGCTTCACAAAAGGAATCGAAAATACATTCAATTTGATTTATCTGACAGTGAGATAGCTGGAAAGATTTTAGAAAGCCACTACCACATGACGGATTTTACAGTGCAGGACGGTACGGTGAGAATTTATGACTTTAGCCAAAGTGTTGGAGAAATCAATCGAGAATTTGCACGAAATGGACTGCTCGTGACAAGGATAGATGATAGTGAGGAAAACTTAGAGGACTACTTTTCTAAACTGATTGGAGGTGGCGGTATTGCTTAA
- a CDS encoding helix-turn-helix domain-containing protein codes for MDYISVKAASEKWGISERRIQKLCEENRIDGTEKFGRAWMIPKDAEKPVDGRMKTRNKQEENHGI; via the coding sequence ATGGATTACATTTCTGTGAAAGCCGCTTCTGAAAAATGGGGCATATCGGAAAGACGGATACAAAAATTATGTGAGGAAAATCGCATTGACGGAACTGAAAAATTTGGTCGTGCATGGATGATACCAAAAGATGCAGAAAAACCCGTTGATGGACGTATGAAAACAAGGAACAAACAGGAGGAGAATCATGGAATTTAA